A genomic region of Planktothrix serta PCC 8927 contains the following coding sequences:
- a CDS encoding RNA-guided endonuclease InsQ/TnpB family protein codes for MFQAYKYRIYPTTEQQTALAKSFGCCRWYWNYALNLCQETYKTTGKGCSRKAIQGLLPQLKQEYPWLTDAYSQCLQVVALNLSTAYKNFFEKRARLPRFKSKHSRQSISYPQNVKFEGDYLKLPGKVGLVYCLRHRPYEGKIKTVTVSQNSDGKYYASVLVDDGKETPNLSTNGKAIGIDLGLTHFAITSDGDKYSNPKHFVKHQRNLKRKQQKLSRKQKACTERSRSGSKSRQKARLKVAKVHAKISRCREDFLHKLSRKIVNENQVIAVEDLAVKNLVRNHKLAKAISDCGWGMFCTMLKYKAEKEGKTYLEVDRFFPSSKTCHVCLNQLGSLPLDVRSWTCEHCQTTHDRDINASINIKNEALRILSLGTSDTASLRGCQSSDEISVSSDAIPIDARSPHLLVEKCG; via the coding sequence ATGTTTCAGGCATATAAGTATCGCATCTATCCAACAACCGAACAGCAAACAGCATTAGCGAAAAGCTTTGGTTGTTGCCGTTGGTATTGGAATTATGCCCTAAACTTGTGCCAAGAAACCTATAAAACAACAGGAAAAGGGTGTTCAAGAAAAGCTATTCAAGGATTGTTACCTCAACTGAAGCAGGAATATCCTTGGCTAACAGATGCCTATTCTCAATGTTTACAAGTTGTCGCTCTCAACTTATCTACCGCTTACAAAAACTTCTTTGAGAAACGGGCAAGATTACCTCGGTTCAAATCCAAACATAGCAGACAATCAATCAGTTATCCCCAAAATGTTAAGTTTGAAGGGGATTACCTGAAATTACCCGGCAAAGTGGGGTTAGTTTATTGTTTGCGCCATCGTCCTTATGAAGGTAAAATCAAAACTGTTACTGTTTCCCAAAATTCTGACGGGAAATACTATGCTTCTGTGTTAGTTGATGACGGCAAGGAAACACCCAACCTATCAACCAATGGAAAAGCGATTGGGATTGATTTAGGATTAACCCATTTTGCAATTACCAGTGATGGGGACAAATATAGCAACCCCAAACACTTTGTTAAACATCAACGCAACTTAAAACGGAAACAACAAAAACTTTCTCGAAAACAGAAAGCTTGCACTGAGCGTAGTCGAAGTGGAAGTAAGAGTAGACAAAAAGCTAGATTAAAAGTAGCCAAAGTCCACGCTAAAATCTCTCGCTGTCGAGAAGATTTTCTACACAAGCTATCCCGCAAGATAGTCAACGAAAACCAAGTGATTGCTGTAGAAGATCTAGCAGTTAAGAATTTGGTGAGAAATCATAAATTAGCTAAGGCGATTAGCGATTGTGGCTGGGGAATGTTCTGTACAATGTTGAAGTACAAAGCCGAAAAAGAAGGGAAAACCTATCTTGAAGTTGATAGATTTTTCCCTTCTTCTAAAACTTGTCATGTCTGTCTAAATCAACTAGGTAGTTTACCACTTGATGTTAGAAGTTGGACTTGTGAACATTGTCAAACAACCCATGACCGTGATATTAATGCTTCAATTAATATCAAAAATGAAGCCTTGCGGATACTGTCGTTAGGAACTAGCGACACTGCTAGTCTGAGGGGATGTCAGTCATCTGATGAAATTTCTGTTTCTTCAGATGCTATCCCCATTGATGCTAGAAGCCCACACTTACTCGTAGAGAAGTGTGGGTAG